The uncultured Mailhella sp. genome segment AGGCGGCGTTTCGTCTGAACCCCGCGCCGCTTCGTCAGGCATTTGAAAAGGATCCGCTTTTCGAAAGCGGGTCTTTTTTTTCGGCGCTGGGCGACGAATCTGCAGCGTCGCAGACAGATTCCGCACCTGACCGGACGCGGCACGGGCTGCCCGCAGGTCTGGCTGCTCGTCAGGCGCACGGCGTCCTGCTGCGTCTATAACCGGGGACAGCGCGCGGGCGGCCGTTGCGGCACGGCCCCGGAAAAAAGGCTTGCCCGCGGGCCTGTCTTCGTGTACAACACACGGTTGTGGAAAGGTAGCGAAGAGGCCGTAACGCGCTCGACTCGAAATCGAGTTATCGGTGATGAGCCGGTACGTGGGTTCGAATCCCACCCTTTCCGCCAGGATAGATACTGAGAAAGTCCCATAAGGTACATAAACCCTTGTGGGACTTATTTTTTTTTAAAAATCAAAGTCCCGCATAATCCAGCAAGCAACATGGACGTACCCCCAAAATTGGGGGTACATTTGGGGGTATCGTGCGAAAATATCGGATGGTGCCCTTGAAAATACCCCCAAATGGAGTAAATCATGCGAAAAGTCAATATGTTATCTGCTAAAGAAGTCGAAACGGCGAAGCCTCAGAAAAGGGCCTACAAGCTTATAGATGGAGAAGGGCTCTACCTGTATGTCACGCCTGCCGGTGGCAAGTTATGGAGGTTGAAATACAGAAGGCCTGATGACAAGGAAGATACTCTGTGCCTTGGAATGCTGGCTCATGTTTCTCTGAAAAAAGCTCGTGAGCTTAAGCTGGAAGCCAAGAAAAAGCTGGCTGAAGGGATTGACCCCAAGGAGGAGAAAAAGCGTCTGAAAAGCGACGCAGAGGCTGAAAAACGGAAGGTGGTCTTAACCTTTGAGAAGGTAGGTCGGGAATGGTTTGAAAAGAAGAGTCTCGACAAGCAGGAAGGGTATAAGAAGCTTTTGAGGAATCGACTGGAGAATCAGATTTTTCCTGCATTTGGCTCTGTAGCCATGGAAGATATCGACGCTCCCACTATTCTTAATGCGTTGAGGAAAGTGGAAAATCGTGGTTCTTATGACATGGCTAAAAGACTGGCCAGGATAACCCGTCAGATATGCTCCTATGCCGTTGCCTGCGGATATGTGAAACACAATGCGGCTTCTGAGATCATGGCCGGATTGTCTTCCGGGGGATCCGTTCAGCATCGAGCGGCAATTACTGACCCAAAGCAGGTGGGGCAGCTTCTCCGGGCACTGGATGAGTACGACGGCTGCTTTACCATAAAATATGCCTTGCGCATTCTCCCGTATGTTTTTGTACGCTCTCAGGAGTTGCGTGGAGCAAAGTGGAAGGAAATAGATTTCCAGAAGGCTCTGTGGACCATTCCGGCGGAGCGCATGAAGATGAAAAAAGTCCATGTGGTTCCACTGGCTCGTCAGGTCTTGGCTATCCTTGGGGAGCTTTATGGTATGACCGGAGCAGATGAACTGGTTTTTCCCAGTCCTCAGAGCAGATCCCGGTGTATTTCCGATATGGGGCTTCTCAATGCCTTGCGACGTCTGGGCTATGATAAGGACCAGATGTGCATTCATGGTTTTCGGGCTATGGCCTCGACACTGCTCAATGAGCAGCAGTATCCATCCGATATCATTGAAATGCAGCTTGCACACAGCGAGAGAGATAACTCCCGGCGTCCCTATAACCGAGCACAGTACCTGAAGGAGCGTCAAAAGATGATGCAGGAGTGGGCTGATTATCTGGACAAACTGAGGGCGGCAGCCTGAGCGTTGGCGGGGATGGGAGCATCTCGTGAAGCATCCGTCTGTTCATGGAAATTGCTTGACTGGGGAGCAGTGGTGATCATACTCTGAAAAAGCTTGGGGGAGTCGTTGTCGTTTTCCTCCATGTTATGACAGCCCCAGCCAGATATGACCTTGTGGAAGTGGGATCGAGTCGATTGCGACCGCGCTGTATTCACCATCTACCTGTTCTTTGATAATTGATAGGGAATGCCGGGGATCTTCCTGCCCGCAAGACAAGGGGGGAAGATATTGAGGTTCGGCGGGTTCGTCATGATTTTATTTTTTGAATTTACATGAAATATTCCAAGTGGCTACCTCTTAATGACACGAAATATGACAAGATGATGAGGGTGTTATGAATATGCTGCATGTAAGGGTAAGGAAAAATGAAAGTTCGTTCTCAGGTGTATCCGCTTCGTTATTTTTCTGCAAAAGAGTGTGCTCAGTTTCTTGGTATCGGTAGATCGACCTTCTGGTCATGGGTCAAACAAGGGAAGGTTTCTCCCGGTGTCCTATTCTCTGCCCGTGTAAGACGCTGGTCCGAAGAGGAACTTCGTGAGCTCATAGAGAAGAGGAAGCAAAGTACGCCCCCGTTGGCTGCCGACTTCTAGTTTGTGACAGATGCCCTTGCGCTTTGCGTGAGGGCTTTTTTTGTATGCGGACTTGAGACTGATGGTTCGCTGCCTTAAGAGCGTTCAGCGCATATTACCTGTATGGCATTCCTTGAGAGGGGTGGAAGTTTCAAGTTGGGGATTCCCTGCCCCCTACCGGTGAACTGGTGGGACTGCGTATGCCATATCAATTTCCCCTTGCGTTTTTTGGGAAGAGGTCCTATGAAGTTTGTGTACGCGGACCTCAACGCGTACTCCGATCTACTGCAGAGATTGAGAAAACAAAGGGCTTTGACCCATATAATTATGAAATAGCCGTCCGGCCTGTACATCCGGATGAGCATGATTAGCTACAATACTTTGAATTACTTGAATTAATTACTCGAATCACTTGAATTAATTACTTGAATTACTTCTGATCTATCTTAGCTAATTAAGTTTTTCTCTTCGAGACAGGGAGTTTCTCCCGAAGCCTGCTGTTTTCCGTTTTCTCTCGTTTTCGGGCCGTCTTCGCTTCAAGGTCGTTGCGCGCCTTCCTTGCGTTGCTGCGAAGGGCTGTGCCTGTTTCGGGGGCACACGGTATTGAGGTTTTACTATGCCAAGCTATCGCCCGCGCTTTTCGCGGAGTATTCGTGTGGCCGTTCTCGCCGATGTCTTAGGTGTCAGGCAATCAACCATCTGGCATTGGCGGGCTGAGGGCAATCTGCCCGATCCTTTCTGTCTTTCAACTCGTGTAACAGTCTGGGCGCTGAAGGAAGTTCTCGCCTTCGTTGAGCAGAAGCGCGACTTCTCTCTTTAGGCCTATCTTCGAGTACGTCATGCCGTACAGGGTAGGCTTGCTATTGCGCTTCATCAGCCATCCTTATGCTGCTCCTGATGCAGCCTTTCTCGGCATGCATACGTACTCTCTTGTCATCCTGGGCAGAGCTGGTCTCTGCTGGCTCTGCTCTTATTCACATTGGAGTCTCTATGCTCACGAGTTCATATAATGATTTTTTTTGGTCCCTTCTTACCGACTCTCAACTGCCTTCCGCCTTCATTATTCAGCTGACTCCCTCGAAAGACCTCAAGTGCTTTCCCTACCCTGTTGGGCCGTTGGAAAAGCATCCCCGCATCGAGGTGTTGGGACGCTGCTGTGATGGCTCCAGCCGTCAGTGGAGCATAAAAATGCGCTGGAATACCCCGAAGGGGATACAGGTGCAAAATCTTCCAGAAACTAAAATCCAGGACGATTACAAGGCGAAAAACTTTACCCTTCTTCCCAGGTACGGGTGTCCCATCACTCTTGATTATGGAAAGTCTCTTCATGATTTTCTTCAGGAGATCAGGAACGAACTCCCGGTTATCGTTGACGTGCAGACTCCCGGATGGTTTCAGGATAGCCAGTATGTTCTCCCGGAGGAGAGTGTAGGAGTGACGGCGGAGACCATTCCTTACTTGTCTTCTGACGGCTACCAGGAAATGTACAGGTGTCGGGGCACTCTTGAGGGGTGGAAGAAACTTGCCGAGCTGGCTTGTGGGAATACCAGGCTGGAGTTCGCTCTCTGCAGCGCATTTGCCGCGCCGCTGCTTCGTCTCCTGAATGTTGAAGGCGGAGGATTCCATTTCGTGGGCAAGTCCTCTTCGGGCAAGACAACGGCCCTCACCGTTGCCTCGACCGTTTGGGGGCACAAAGTCAGATCATGGCGAACCACCGAGAACGGACTGGAGCATGTAGCGAAGAGCCATAACGACAGTCTGCTTCTTCTGGATGAAATCGGCGAAGTCAATGGCAGGCAGCTTGAAAACATCTGCTACATGCTGGCCAACGGAGAAGGCAAAAGCAGATCTACCCCGTCAGGCAGGCAGCAGCGCTCTTCTTCCTGGCGTCTTCTGTTCCTTTCTACGGGAGAGGTCGGGCTTGCGGAAAAGATGGCTTCCAGACAGGGGCCCAAAACAGGTCAGGAAGTACGGTTTGTCCCCATCCAGGTTTGCAAGGAGATGTTGAGAAGCCTGCACGACTATCCCGATGCAGCATCTTTCATTGAAGCTGTCAAAGACCTCGCCATGGAAAATCAGGGCTTCGCAGGCAGGGCCTTTTTAACCTGGCTGACAACCGATATGCGTAGCAAGCTGGAAACTCTTCAGGCAGCGCGAAAAGAAAAAGAGCAGCTACTGCTGAGCTCCCGTGATGGAAACAGGGAGGAAACCGTTCAGCGTATTGCCACTCGATTCGCTGTAGTCTGGGCAGCGGGAGAAGCCGCTCAGCAAGCCGGAATTCTTCCCGGAACGATGAATGTCGGAGCTGCGGTCAGAAGCTGCTTCACGAGCTGGAGGAACCTCTATCAAACGCCGGAGGAGAAGCTCAGAAATCAGTTTTTCAAGAAGCTCATCCTTACGCTGGATAGAGACGCCGCGCATTTCGTTCCGCTCGGCAGAGGGGCCAAGCCGGTCAATAAGCAGTACGGTTTTACCCGAAAAGTGGACGATCAGGTGGAATACCTTTTCTTTCCGTCCGCGTTCAGAACGCTGTTCTCCAGTTCTCGCGATAGTATCCGCTGGCTCAAGGACAAAGGCTGGTTGCACTGCGGCCGGGAGCGCAACACACTGGAAGTCAGGGTCGGCTCTGAAAAGAAACATTTCTATGTCATTGCCAGGCGTCCGAAGAGTTCCAATGCTGACAGGGAGCAGAACAACGAATAATCTGGCCCGAGAATAGCGAGTCAGGGAGTTCACCGCTTATGTGGTGGGCTCCTTTTTTTTGAGCTCTGTCCAGCGTGTCGTACATTATTCGTCTGTTGTCTTCACTTTGTCGTCAGTGATAGTGACGACAAAAAATGATCATAATCTGTTGTTATTGATCCATTAATTTTTCTGTCGTCAATGTCGGCACTATTTTTTGATACAAGTATGCCAGCATAAAAAAATCCCCGCCAGAATATGGTACTGACGGGGATAATGAGGGACAATATCAGGGAGAGACAGATCGTTTGCCGATAGGCATGGGATTATTCCTCTTCCGGGATATCCCAGGAGTCGGTGTGAACGATGACTCCGTTCCGGATCTCAAAGACTCCGCCGAAGCCCTGTTCCTCTTCCCATCGCCATTGCCAGTACCCTTCAGGGCATGAGGTGGCCATGACTTCCGTAAACGTCTCAGGATAGCTCCAGGGTGTATCGAAGAAGTAGCTGGTGTCGTCATGTTTCCGGCAGCAGGCATCCCACTTGCAGCCCCAATGGCTGTTTGTGAAGGTGTACCAGTCTGCGGCTCCGAATCGGCTGATGAGATTTCGGGCACACTCGGCGGTACAGCAGCTTTCGATAAAGCCGGACGGATGCTCAACATAAAGCAGTCCTTCCTGCTCATACTCCGTGCATACCCGTTCCACATATCGATCCTTGAACGCCTGCATTTCTTCGGGGGAAACGATTCTGTTCGGAGAACTGGTTTTTGAGAGCTCACGCGGAAGAGGGACAAGCCTGCTGAAGCAGAATTCGCCTTTCTCATCCACAATGCGCTCACGAGTGAACGAAACAGCCGCTTCATTGAGCGGGGTCACGGTGTTGGATACCCAGTTTGGCATAACAGCCTCCTTAAATAGCAAAAGCCGGACTCCGTGAGGAATCCGGCGATTTGCGGTTGATGGTGTTATGAGGTGAGAGATACGGATCTACAGATCCGACATGATGTAAAACTTTCGGCAGCAAGGGCAGAAGAGAAGTTGTTTTCTGAGGCGGTTATGCCGGATCTTTTGACCACGGACGTGTACGTTGAACAAGTTCCACAGGAACCGGAAGTCAACCGGTATCATCATATCTGATGAACACTTTGGGCAGTACATGACAGCTCCTTTCTAAAAGTGATTTTGGTATAGTCGTAAATAATATTTTTATATGTAATACCAGTGTTAATATACCTTAGGTTCAGGACTCATTAAATATAAAAGATGACAATGGCAGCGAGACAAATGGCCGAAAAGAACGTGTGTGCACAACGGTCATAACGCATGGCTATTCTGCGCCAATCCTTGAGTCGGCCGAACATGATTTCTATCTTGTGCCGCTGCTTATAAACCTCCTTGTCATAGACCACCGGAGTTTTTC includes the following:
- a CDS encoding phage integrase central domain-containing protein, which translates into the protein MRKVNMLSAKEVETAKPQKRAYKLIDGEGLYLYVTPAGGKLWRLKYRRPDDKEDTLCLGMLAHVSLKKARELKLEAKKKLAEGIDPKEEKKRLKSDAEAEKRKVVLTFEKVGREWFEKKSLDKQEGYKKLLRNRLENQIFPAFGSVAMEDIDAPTILNALRKVENRGSYDMAKRLARITRQICSYAVACGYVKHNAASEIMAGLSSGGSVQHRAAITDPKQVGQLLRALDEYDGCFTIKYALRILPYVFVRSQELRGAKWKEIDFQKALWTIPAERMKMKKVHVVPLARQVLAILGELYGMTGADELVFPSPQSRSRCISDMGLLNALRRLGYDKDQMCIHGFRAMASTLLNEQQYPSDIIEMQLAHSERDNSRRPYNRAQYLKERQKMMQEWADYLDKLRAAA
- a CDS encoding AlpA family phage regulatory protein — protein: MAVLADVLGVRQSTIWHWRAEGNLPDPFCLSTRVTVWALKEVLAFVEQKRDFSL
- a CDS encoding DUF927 domain-containing protein, which encodes MLTSSYNDFFWSLLTDSQLPSAFIIQLTPSKDLKCFPYPVGPLEKHPRIEVLGRCCDGSSRQWSIKMRWNTPKGIQVQNLPETKIQDDYKAKNFTLLPRYGCPITLDYGKSLHDFLQEIRNELPVIVDVQTPGWFQDSQYVLPEESVGVTAETIPYLSSDGYQEMYRCRGTLEGWKKLAELACGNTRLEFALCSAFAAPLLRLLNVEGGGFHFVGKSSSGKTTALTVASTVWGHKVRSWRTTENGLEHVAKSHNDSLLLLDEIGEVNGRQLENICYMLANGEGKSRSTPSGRQQRSSSWRLLFLSTGEVGLAEKMASRQGPKTGQEVRFVPIQVCKEMLRSLHDYPDAASFIEAVKDLAMENQGFAGRAFLTWLTTDMRSKLETLQAARKEKEQLLLSSRDGNREETVQRIATRFAVVWAAGEAAQQAGILPGTMNVGAAVRSCFTSWRNLYQTPEEKLRNQFFKKLILTLDRDAAHFVPLGRGAKPVNKQYGFTRKVDDQVEYLFFPSAFRTLFSSSRDSIRWLKDKGWLHCGRERNTLEVRVGSEKKHFYVIARRPKSSNADREQNNE